In the Clostridium sp. 'White wine YQ' genome, TACAAGGTATATCTGACTTAATTACAATACCAGGTCTTGTAAACTTAGACTTTGCTGACGTAAGAGCTGTAATGTTAGATAAAGGACTTGCACATATGGGTGTAGGTAAGGGAAGCGGAGATAATAGAGCACAAGAAGCTGCTAAACAAGCAATTTCTTCACCTTTACTTGAAACATCAATAGTAGGAGCAACAGGAGTTTTACTTAATGTTACAGGTGGTGCTGATTTAGGACTACTAGAAATTAATGAGGCAGCCGAAATAGTTCAAGATGCTGCAGATCCTGATGCTAATATAATATTTGGTGCAGTAATTGATGAAACATTAAAAGATGAAATTAGAATAACAGTAATTGCTACTGGTTTTGAAGATGAAGTAAGAAGTATGCCAAAAGAGGATGCTAAAAAAGAAGTAGCTAGTACTATAGTTTCAGAAAAAGCTGAAGAAGAAACAGTAGCTCAACATAAGGTTGAAGAGGATGAGGATGAGATTAACATTCCTACATTCTTAAGAAATAGAAAAAAATAATTTAATTAGAAAGAACCATTGTTTTAAACAATGGTTCTTTTTTTGTATATTAAATGTAGTTAATTGTAAATTATAAGAAAAAAATAATCATAAATATCCTTTTTAAAATGACAATATTTTCCTATGACTAGCTTTATAATTTATATGGGGTGATGATTATGATAATATACATAGATATTTTGCTTTTTGAGAATTTCATAATAAATTTATTTTTGTTAATGGTAATGACAAAATTATTAAAGGTTAAAAAGAGGAGAAAACAAGAAGTTTTTGCAGCAACATTAGGAGCCTTCTATGTTTTGGTCATGATTAGCCCAAGCTTGAAGTTTTTTACATTAATACCTTTTAAGCTAATTGTCTCAATAATTATGGTGTATATAACCATTGGAACAACGCATATTAAGAGTTTATTAAAAGGAACAGGGGTATTAATAATGCTATCCTTTTTACTAAGCGGAATGTGTTTCGGGTTATCATTTTTTTCAAATGGATATAGCTTAAATTCAGGATACACTGTAAATTCATATCCTATTAAATACTTGGTTCTGGCTATACTTTGTATTTTAATATTTACTGAAAGAATTGTAGACATAATTAAAGACAAATATTTTGTTAGTAATTACACTTATGACTTAACAATTAAAATTAACAATAAAGAGATTCATACAAGAGGGTTTTTAGATACTGGAAATGAGCTAAAAGAACCGATTACAAATCTACCAGTAATAATTATTGAAAAGGCATTATATGATGATGTGGATTTCGACCCGAAGAAACTACTTTATATAAATTTTAAAGCTGTTAATGGTGTTGACGGAATGTTGAGAGGAATAAGAGTAAACGAAATAATTATAGAGAATGAAAATTGTAAATTGTTAAGAGAAGGAATTGTATGTTTTACCGAACATTCACTGGCAGAGGATGGTGAATATAGAGCATTATTATCAAGAGGAATAGTATAGGGGTGTTGACGTTATGAATAAAATTCTAATTATAATAAATAGATTATTAAGCAAACTAAAATTATTTAGAAAAAAAGTATATTACGTTGGAGGAAATGATGCACTTCCACCTCCGCTTTCAAAGGAAGAAGAAGAAGAATTGGTTTCAAATTTAATGAGTGGAAATGAAAAAGTTAGAAGTACACTAATAGAAAGAAATTTGAGATTGGTAGTTTATATAGCAAGAAAATTTGAAAATACCGGTGTTGGAGTTGAAGACTTAATTTCAGTTGGAACAATTGGTTTAATAAAGGCAGTCAATACCTTTAATCCAGAAAAGAAAATAAAATTAGCCACCTATGCATCGCGCTGTATAGAGAATGAAATACTAATGTATTTAAGAAGAAATTCTAAGGTGAAGGCTGAGATTTCTTTTTATGAACCTCTAAATATTGATTGGGATGGAAATGAATTATTGCTTTCAGACATATTAGGTACTGAAAATGATATTGTATATAACTTAATAGAAGATGAAGTTGATAAGCAATTATTATTTATGGTACTAAAAAACTTGAATGATAGAGAGAAGGAAATAGTTAAATTAAGATTTGGATTATATGGCTCTAGAGAGAAAACACAAAAGGAAGTAGCTGATATGTTAGGTATTTCTCAATCATATATTTCTAGATTAGAAAAGAAGATAATTAATAGATTGAAAAAAGAAATGAATAAAATGATTTGATATGTTTAGTATAAAAAAACCTCCTAAGGGATATACTCTTAATGCAGTCATTTATTACGTCCTAAGGGGTTGGTCATTTTGATTATTAATAAGGTTGAAATCTGTGGAGTAAATACAGCTAAACTACCAGTGCTAAAGTCAAAGGAAATGAAAGAGTTGTTAATTAGAATGAAAAACGGCGATGAAAGTGCTAGAGAAGTTTTTATTAAAGGAAATTTAAGGCTAGTATTAAGTGTGATACAAAGATTTAACAACCGTGGTGAAAATGTAGATGACCTTTTTCAAGTGGGTTGCATTGGATTGATGAAAGCTATTGACAATTTTGATTTAGAACAAAATGTTAAGTTTTCCACTTATGCAGTACCAATGATAATTGGTGAGATTAGAAGATATTTAAGAGATAATAATTCAATTAGAGTAAGTAGATCATTAAGAGATATTGCTTATAGAGCTCTACTTGTAAGAGATAGATTAATTAATGAAGATAATAAAGAACCTACAATTTCTCAAATTGCAAAAGAACTAGAATTGCCAAGAGAGGAAGTTGTATTTGCACTGGATGCTATTCAAGATCCAGTATCGTTGTTTGAACCTATATATCATGATGGTGGAGATGCCATTTTTGTTATGGATCAAATTAGTGATACCAAAAATGGTGACGATAATTGGCTTGAGAACATTTCTATTAAAGAGGCAATGAAAAAGCTTAATGATAGAGAAAAATTAATACTTACATTAAGATTTTTTAATGGAAGAACACAAATGGAAGTTGCAGATGAAATTGGTATTTCACAAGCACAGGTTAGTCGATTAGAAAAAACTGCATTAAAGCATATGAGAAAATATGTTTAATAACATCTTAAATTGAGGGGATTCAGCATTATGAGTTCCCTTAATTTTATTATTAAAAATGAAGTTATATTACAACAAAATTTGAATATTATGTAGTATAGGGTTTTTGAAAGGAAACTTAACTTAAAACACTGTATAAGGTTTTAAAAATGGGGGGATTAAAAAATGGAAGAAATACTACATTCATTAAATGCTATAAGAACTATGGAAGTTATTGATATAGAAAGAGGAATAAAGATTGGCTTTGCGAGAGATTTTAAGATAAATTGTGATAACAATTCTATCGAATCTATTCTCATTCCAATACAAAAAGGAAATTGGTTCGGTAAAATGGAATATATAGAAATAGCTTGGGGTGATATTATTAAAATAGGTGAAGATGTAATACTTGTAAATCTCAAGGAAATTGCTCAAGAAATACTCTAGCAAATTTAGTAATTTATAGGTATAATATATTTACATCATATATGAGGGGCGTGAATAGAATGAGATGTCCATATTGTTCCTATGAAGAAAGTAAAGTAGTTGATTCAAGATCAACTGATGATTTTGCTGCAATTAGAAGAAGAAGAGAATGTTTAAGCTGTGGTAAAAGATATACAACCTATGAGAAGCTTGAAGATATTCCAATTCTTGTTATAAAGAAAGATCAAAGCAGAGAAAACTTTAATAAGGATAAAATAATTAATGGTTTAATAAAAGCATGTCAGAAAAGACCTGTTTCTAGAGCTCAAATAGAGGAAATTGCAAGTGATATAGAAAAAGCAATAAGTAATAAGATGATTTCTGAAATAAAGTCTGACCTTATTGGAGAAATGATAATGGATAGGTTAAAAGACATTGATGAAGTAGCTTATGTTAGGTTTGCATCAGTTTATAGACAGTTTAAAGACATAAATACTTTCCTTCAAGAAATTGAACGATTAATGTTAAATAAATAGTATATTAAGGACTACATAATTTAAAGCGTACTAAAAAGAGTTAATTATATATCTTTTAGTAACTTTGTAAGTAGTCCTTTTATTATATTAAAAATTTATGTTATAGTTTAGTTAAGACGTGTTAATTTTTGTTATAAATACAATAAGTTATCTATATAAAATGTTAAAATTAAGAGGTAAGAAAAAATGCAAAGTAAAACAATGAAGGATTTTATAGGTATAGTAGATGATAATTATGAAGTATATTTCTCAATTGGAGAAAAAAGTTATAGTAAAAGCACTGAGAATGGTAAAGCCAATATAAAAAGTTTAGAAGATATTTTCTCTATGGATTCAATAAAATATATATCTCAAGTACATTCTGATAGGATAATTAATTTGATAAATATTAAAGAAGATACTTCAAAATTAGAGGCAGATGCTATAATAACAGGCTTAAAAAATACTGGAATAGGAGTATTCTATGCAGATTGTGTACCAGTTATTCTTTATGACAAATCAACTGGAATAATTGCAGCGGTGCATAGTGGATGGAGAGGAACTTACGAAGAAATTGTTAAAAAGACAGTTTTATCAATGGAGAGTGAATACAGTTGTAAAGCATCAGATATAAAGGTAATAATAGGACCACATATTCATGATTGCTGTTATGAAGTAAGTGAAGAGCTTAAAACACAATTTATTGAGAAAGATTCATTCAGAGGAGTAAATTTATTCAAAGGTAGAAATTTATCTCTTAAAAAAGCTATTATAAAAGGGTTGAATGATTTAGGAGTAGAAGATGAAAATATATTAACATTAGATTACTGTACTTGTTGTGAAAAGGATATTAAATTGCATTCTTACAGAAGAGATGGAATTAATTCAGGAAGATGCTATGGATTTATAGTAAAAAAATAGCTGGAGGTATTAAAAATGTCAAGTGAGAAGATATTTATTGTTGATGACGAAGAACATATATTAGAACTACTAAAATTTAATTTTGAAAACGCTGGTTACAAGGTAGATACAGCTACGAATGGGGTTGATGCATTAAAAAAAATTAAAGCTGAACCACCTAAGCTTATATTGCTAGATGTAATGCTTCCGGGTATGGATGGCTATGACGTTTGCAAAGAAATAAGAAGGGAAAGTGCTACTCAAAATATTCCTATAATAATGATTACAGCAAAGAGTGAAGAACTTGACAAAATTCTTGGCCTTGAACTGGGAGCTGATGATTATATAACTAAACCTTTTTCGGTTAGAGAGATTCTTGCTAGAGTTAAAGCTGTATTGAGAAGAACAACATCAAGTACAACAACTGAAAGAGCATTTAATGTATATAATATATCAGTAGATTTTGTTAAACATGAAGTATTAAAGGATGGTCAAAAAGTGGATTTGACCCTTAAGGAGTTTGAATTATTAGAAATACTAATTAGAAATAGAGGAAAAGTTTTAACTAGAGAAACATTGCTAGATAAGATATGGGGATATGAATACATTGGTGAAACTAGAACAGTTGACGTACATATAAGACACCTTAGAAAGAAAGTTGAAGAAGATGATAAAAATCCTAAACTAATTGAGACAATAAGAGGTATAGGATATAGATTCTTCAGCGGAGATTAAATATGAGAAAAAAAATCTTATTTTCTATAATCGTTACTGTGCTATTTGCACTTATAGTTGTAAGTACAGCATTTATAACTATGGTAAATTACCAATATGTAAATAATGCAAAAGAAACATTAAGGATTTATAATGACCTAGTTAAATATTCAAATTTGAAAAATATAGAAAACATACCTAAGTTAGCTGCAGCTGATAAAAATACTCCTGAAATAAGAATTACATATATCTTAAAAGATGGAAAAGTTGTTTTTGACTCTGATGAAGATAGTTCAAAACTAGATAATCATAATACAAGAGAAGAAGTTCAAGCAGCAAGACTAAATGGTGAAGGTTCTGCGATTAGATTTTCAAATACATTACACAAAACTATGGTTTATTATGCCACTCAGTTAGATGATGGAAGTGTAATTAGAACTTCAATTCCATTAGAAAACACTAAGTTATTCTACAACGGATATTTTAAGTATTATATTTTAGTTTTTTTAATAGTAATATTAGTTACAATTTGGCTATCTTTTAAGTTAATTAAAGTTATAGTTGAACCAGTTAAGGAAATGGAATTTATAACCTCTAGAATTGCTCAAGGGGAATATAATAGAAGAGTTAGAATTTTTTCGAAGGATGAGCTTGGTTCACTAGGAAAAACTTTTAATAACATGGCTGAACAATTACAGTCAAAAATAAACGAAGTCGTAGAAAAACAAAATAGACTTGAAGCCATTTTGACTAGCATGGATAGTGGTGTAATTGCGGTTGATAGAATGCATAATATTATTATGATAAATCCTTATGCAAAAAATATATTCAGTATTAAGGAAGACATAATAGGCAAACCCCTATTAGATCATATTCGTGATTTTGAATTAGATCTTCTTTTTGAAGAGAAGTCTGAAGGCGTACATGAGATTAAAATTATTTGGCCGAGTGAAAGAATACTAAGAATAAGAACTACTGATATTATAAATGGAAGTGAATTCATAGGTACAGTTGCTGTATTGCAAGATATAACAGATATAAGAAGGCTTGAAAATATGAGATCAGAATTTGTAGCAAATGTTTCTCATGAACTTAAAACTCCACTTACATCAATAAAAGGTTTTGCTGAAACCTTAAAATATGTTGAAGATGAGGCAACTAGGCAAAAGTTTTTAGGTATTATTGATGATGAATCAGAAAGACTAACAAGATTAATTAATGATATCTTAACTTTATCAAACATTGAACAAAACAATGATATTGTTAAAGAAGAGTTCCATCCTAAAGAAATAGTTGAAGATGTAACATTATTGATGAAAAAACTAGCTGATGATAAAAAAATACAACTAAACACTTCTAATGTTTCTTCTGTATATTTATATGGAAGTAAAGACGGATTTAAACAGATGGTCATTAACCTTCTTGAAAATGCAATCAAGTATTCAGAAGAAGGAGATACAGTAAACTGCAGAAGTTATAGCAAAAATGGAGAATACTATTTTGAAGTAGAAGATACGGGTTGTGGAATACCTGAAAATGAATTAACAAGAATCTTTGAAAGATTTTATAGAGTTGATAAAGCTAGAAGTAGAGCTAAAGGTGGAACCGGCTTAGGTCTAGCAATAGTAAAACACATTGTAAAGAGCTATAATGGAACAATTGATGTTCAAAGTGAAGTGGGAAAAGGAAGTAAGTTTTTGGTTAAAATTAAACATTTATAATTAAAAAAGAGGCAATGGCCTCTTTTTTTTATTAAGAAAGAAGAATATGTAGGTAATTTAAATAAAGATTAAAAGGTAAAATTCCTTGTCAATATATCTAATGTTAATTTTAATTAACATTAGCATAATACTAATTTACATTAATCTAATAGTGGGTTAACTTTGAAGGTTTATTATTAATCTTGTAAGGAATAATAAATATGTAAATTAAGTTTTGGAGGAATAGAAATGAAGAGAAAAGGAATAAAAATAACCATTTTAGGTTTATCATTAGTTTTAGGACTTTCAGCTTTTGCTGGATGTGCAAAGAAAGATGATGCTTCAAACAAAGCAAATAATTTATCAGGAAGCATAACACTAGCAGGTTCAACTGCATTACAACCATTAGTTGAAGCAACAAAAGATGGATTTAATGAAGAATATCCAGATATAACAATTAATGCTCAAGGTGGTGGATCAGGAACTGGCTTAACTCAAGTTTCTCAAGGAGCGGTTGATGTAGGAAACTCAGACGTTTTTGCCGAAGATAGCTTAAAACCAGAAGATGCAAAAGCACTTGTAGATCACAAGGTAGTTGCTCAAGGTTTTGCTGTAGTAGTTAATAAAAACTTAAATGTTACTAACTTAACTAAGAAACAAATTCAAGACATATTTGCTGGAACAATTAAGAATTGGAAAGAAGTTGGCGGACCAGACAAGGAAATTATAGTTGTTCACAGACCAAGTTCTTCAGGAACAAGAAAGACTTTTGTAAAAGTTGTACTTGATGGAAACAAAGATTTAGAAAATGATAAAATTGGAGTTACTCAAGATAGTAATGGAGCTGTAGTTCAGGCTATGGAAAAATCAGATGGATCTATCAGTTATGTTTCACTTGCTTATTTGCAAAGTGATGAGGCTAAAAATAAATTAAGCGGAGTTAGCATTGATAATGTAGCACCAACTAAAGAAAATATAACAACTGGAAAATATATATTCTGGTCATGGGGACATATGTACACTAAAGGCGAACCAAATGAAGCAGTAAAAGCATTCTTAGATTACATTGGAAGCGATAAAAACAAAGAAGTTATTAATAAACAAGGATACATTAACGGATCAGATATGAAGGTTAAATAATAATTAAAAATAATTCTCCAAGGGCTGATTAGTTTCAGCCCTAAATTTGATGGAGGGGGATAATTAAAGTATGGAAGGCTCAAGAAGTTTTATAAAAAAATTAAGAACAGAATATACAGGAAAAATATATGCTTATTTATGTGGAATAATTATCATAATACTAACACTTTCGATAATGTTTTTTATTGCATCAAAGGGGCTTCAAACATTTATAACAGATAAACAAAGCATTAAAGATGTGTTACTTGGACTTACGTGGAAACCAGATGCAAGCACACCTAAGTATGGTGCTTTAGTGTTTATACTTGGATCGACATTTGTTTCAGTAGGCGCGGTTATAATTAGTGCACCTATTGCAATAGCATTAGCAATATTTATGAATCTTATTTCAAGTAAATTTGGTAAAAAGGTATTACAGCCTGCATTGGAATTATTTGTTGGAATACCATCAGTAGTTTATGGATGGATAGGTATTTCAATTTTAGTTCCATTAATTAAAAACTCCTTTGGAGGTTTAGGTTTTAGTTTGTTGTCAGGTATTTTAGTTTTAAGCATAATGATATTACCAACTATTGCTTCACTTGCCTCAGATGCAATCAGTACTGTACCAAGAGACTATTTAGAAGCTTCATATGGATTAGGGGCTACTAGGTGGCAAACTATAAGTAAGGTAATAATTCCAGCAGCTAAAAGCGGAATATTAACAGGAGTAGTTCTTGGAATAGCAAGAGCATTTGGAGAAGCCTTAGCTGTACAAATGGTTATAGGTAATAGTGCAAGAATCCCAGCTGGTCTTACAGACTCAACTGCAACATTGACTAGTATTATAACTATGGATATGGCTAATACTGCAACAGGAACTCCATGGAATAATGCTCTTTGGACACTTGCATTAATACTTCTAGTTATTAGTTTCTTATTCATATTAATAATTAGAAAGATTGGATCAAGAGGTGAGTAATATGAAAGCAAAAACTCAAGATAAGATTGCAACAGTAATTTTATATGTTATATCCAGCCTAGTAGTTTTACTACTAGTAGCATTTATGGGATATATAATTTATAGAGGAGCTTCCTCACTAAATATAAAATTCTTAACATCAGCTCCTAAAACTACATCATCAGGTGGCGGAATAGGACCTGAATTATTTAATTCATTATATATGCTTGTTATTTCATTAATTATTACAGTTCCATTTGGAATAGGAGCAGGAATATATCTAGCAGAATATGCTAAAGAAGGTAGATTTGTTCGATTTGTTAGATTATCCATAGAAACTATGGCATCATTACCTTCTATAGTAATAGGTTTATTTGGATTATTGGTTTTCGTAACATATTTTCAATGGGGATATTCTATACTAGCGGGGGCTATTTCAGTTTCCATACTAAACTTACCTTCTCTTGCAAGAGTAAGTGAAACAGCAATAAAAGCATCCTCAAAAAAAGTTAAAGAAGCAAGTTTAGGACTTGGAGCCACTAACTGGCAAACTATAAAAAAGGTTATATTACCTTCAGCAATGCCACAAATATTAACAGGAATAATTTTAGCTTCAGGAAGAATATTTGGTGAAGCAGCAGCGTTCTTATATACTGCTGGACTTAGTTCAGGAAGACTTAAGTTTACAGATATAAGCCTTGTAAATAATACATCACCATTTTCTTTATTTAAGCCTGCTGAAACTCTAGCAGTTCATATATGGAAATTAAACTCTGAAGGGTTAGTTCCTGATGCTGCAAAAATAGCAAATGGTACATCAGCAGTTTTAATCATAGCGGTACTATTATTTAATATTCTAGCAAGAGTTATTGGAAATGCACTATATAAGTCATATAGTGGTAAATAGGAGGAAAAAAGTATGGGAATTATAGATACTAAAAACTTAAATTTATATTATGGTAAATCTCAAGCGCTAAAAGATATAACATTAGAAGTTGATAAAAATTCAGTTACAGCTCTAATTGGACCATCAGGTTGTGGTAAATCTACATTTTTAAGAACTTTAAATAGAATGAATGATTTAATAGAAAGTGTAAATATAACTGGAGAAGTATTTTTTGAAGGAAAGAATATTTATAGCGACTATGATGAGATATTATTAAGAAAAAGAGTAGGAATGGTATTCCAAAAAGCTAATCCATTTCCAATGTCTATTTATGATAATATAGCATATGGTCCAAGAATACATGGAATAAAAAATAAAGCAGAGCTAGACGAAATAGTAGAAAATAGTTTAAAAGGGGCGGCTTTATGGGATGAGGTTAAAGATAGATTAAAGAAAAGTGCATTAGGGCTTTCAGGTGGTCAGCAGCAAAGACTTTGTATAGCTAGAAGTTTAGCTGTTGAACCAGAAGTACTTCTAATGGATGAACCAACTTCAGCTTTAGATCCTATTTCAACTAGTAAGATAGAAGAGCTTATGGATGAATTAAAAAAGAAATACACAGTTATTATAGTAACTCACAATATGCAACAAGCAGGTAGAATTGCCGATAAAACAGCTTTCTTCTTAAATGGTGAAGTAGTAGAATATGATTTAACTGAAAACATATTTTATAAACCAACAGATAAGAGAACAGAAGACTATATTACTGGTAGATTTGGTTAAAAACTGAATAAAGGAGAGATTTATATGACAAGAACTTCTTCAGATTTAAAATTAAAAAAAATACACGAAGACATAATAAAAATGGGTAGCATAGTTGAAAAACAAATTTTCCTATCAATCGAAGCATTAAAAACTAAGGATGTAGATTTAGCCAATGAAACTATTAAAAAGGATGATTTAGTTGATAATCTACAAAAGCAAATAGAAGAGGACTGTATTAAATTTATTGCTGCTGAACAACCTTTAGCTGTGGATTTAAGAGATATATTTACTGCAGCAAAAATCGTAACAGACTTAGAAAGAATGGCTGACCATGCAGTAGACATTTGTAAAATTGTAAAGAGAACAAAGGATCAAAAACATGTTAAGGAACTTAAGGATATAGGCGAGATAGCAGTAAAGGTTCAAAACATGATTAAGTTATCAATTGATGCATATATAGCTTTAGATGAGAAAAAAGCATTAAGTATATGTAAAATGGACGATGAAGTAGATGCTTTATATAAGAAGGTATTTGAAGAACTATTAGGTATAATGAGTAATCAATCTGAACACATTGGTCAATCAGCTCAATTATTATTTGTATGCAAATATCTTGAAAGAATTGCAGACCATGTTACTAATGTATGTGAATGGACTATTTACTTAAAGACTGGTAAATATGTTGATTTGAATGAATAAATGTGATTAGTATTTTTTAGGTAAGCAGAAACCAAAGGGTTTCTGCTTATTAATTTGTAGAAATTCATAATTCTTGACTTAATTTAGGAATTAAGTTAAGATTACATAATGAAAGAGTATGGGTTAATAAGCCAAAAAACTAGGAGAAAGTTATGAAAAATAAAATTTTAAAGGTTGAAGCTAATAGTTTAGGTGAAGAACTTGGAATTGAAGCTGGAGATTTTTTATTATCTATAAACGGTACTGCTATAGAAGATATTATGGATTATAAGTTCTTAATGTCTGATGAATATATAGAAGTTGAAATAGAAAAGCCTAATGGAGAAGTTTGGATTCTTGAGGCTGATAAGGATATACAAGAAGACTTAGGGGTGGATTTCGAAAGCTCCATAATGGATAGAGCAAAGAGTTGTTCTAATAAATGTATTTTTTGTTTTATAGATCAATTGCCAAAGGGTATGAGAGATACACTTTATTTTAAGGATGATGATTCAAGATTATCTTTTTTACAAGGAAACTTTGTAACCCTAACAAATATGAAAGAGTCAGATATTGATAGAATAATCAATTACAGAATAAGTCCTATTAATGTAAGTGTACATACTACAA is a window encoding:
- a CDS encoding sigma-E processing peptidase SpoIIGA, whose product is MIIYIDILLFENFIINLFLLMVMTKLLKVKKRRKQEVFAATLGAFYVLVMISPSLKFFTLIPFKLIVSIIMVYITIGTTHIKSLLKGTGVLIMLSFLLSGMCFGLSFFSNGYSLNSGYTVNSYPIKYLVLAILCILIFTERIVDIIKDKYFVSNYTYDLTIKINNKEIHTRGFLDTGNELKEPITNLPVIIIEKALYDDVDFDPKKLLYINFKAVNGVDGMLRGIRVNEIIIENENCKLLREGIVCFTEHSLAEDGEYRALLSRGIV
- the sigE gene encoding RNA polymerase sporulation sigma factor SigE; translation: MNKILIIINRLLSKLKLFRKKVYYVGGNDALPPPLSKEEEEELVSNLMSGNEKVRSTLIERNLRLVVYIARKFENTGVGVEDLISVGTIGLIKAVNTFNPEKKIKLATYASRCIENEILMYLRRNSKVKAEISFYEPLNIDWDGNELLLSDILGTENDIVYNLIEDEVDKQLLFMVLKNLNDREKEIVKLRFGLYGSREKTQKEVADMLGISQSYISRLEKKIINRLKKEMNKMI
- the sigG gene encoding RNA polymerase sporulation sigma factor SigG, translating into MIINKVEICGVNTAKLPVLKSKEMKELLIRMKNGDESAREVFIKGNLRLVLSVIQRFNNRGENVDDLFQVGCIGLMKAIDNFDLEQNVKFSTYAVPMIIGEIRRYLRDNNSIRVSRSLRDIAYRALLVRDRLINEDNKEPTISQIAKELELPREEVVFALDAIQDPVSLFEPIYHDGGDAIFVMDQISDTKNGDDNWLENISIKEAMKKLNDREKLILTLRFFNGRTQMEVADEIGISQAQVSRLEKTALKHMRKYV
- a CDS encoding YlmC/YmxH family sporulation protein gives rise to the protein MEEILHSLNAIRTMEVIDIERGIKIGFARDFKINCDNNSIESILIPIQKGNWFGKMEYIEIAWGDIIKIGEDVILVNLKEIAQEIL
- the nrdR gene encoding transcriptional regulator NrdR, encoding MRCPYCSYEESKVVDSRSTDDFAAIRRRRECLSCGKRYTTYEKLEDIPILVIKKDQSRENFNKDKIINGLIKACQKRPVSRAQIEEIASDIEKAISNKMISEIKSDLIGEMIMDRLKDIDEVAYVRFASVYRQFKDINTFLQEIERLMLNK
- the pgeF gene encoding peptidoglycan editing factor PgeF, which encodes MQSKTMKDFIGIVDDNYEVYFSIGEKSYSKSTENGKANIKSLEDIFSMDSIKYISQVHSDRIINLINIKEDTSKLEADAIITGLKNTGIGVFYADCVPVILYDKSTGIIAAVHSGWRGTYEEIVKKTVLSMESEYSCKASDIKVIIGPHIHDCCYEVSEELKTQFIEKDSFRGVNLFKGRNLSLKKAIIKGLNDLGVEDENILTLDYCTCCEKDIKLHSYRRDGINSGRCYGFIVKK
- a CDS encoding response regulator transcription factor; amino-acid sequence: MSSEKIFIVDDEEHILELLKFNFENAGYKVDTATNGVDALKKIKAEPPKLILLDVMLPGMDGYDVCKEIRRESATQNIPIIMITAKSEELDKILGLELGADDYITKPFSVREILARVKAVLRRTTSSTTTERAFNVYNISVDFVKHEVLKDGQKVDLTLKEFELLEILIRNRGKVLTRETLLDKIWGYEYIGETRTVDVHIRHLRKKVEEDDKNPKLIETIRGIGYRFFSGD
- the pnpS gene encoding two-component system histidine kinase PnpS, with the protein product MRKKILFSIIVTVLFALIVVSTAFITMVNYQYVNNAKETLRIYNDLVKYSNLKNIENIPKLAAADKNTPEIRITYILKDGKVVFDSDEDSSKLDNHNTREEVQAARLNGEGSAIRFSNTLHKTMVYYATQLDDGSVIRTSIPLENTKLFYNGYFKYYILVFLIVILVTIWLSFKLIKVIVEPVKEMEFITSRIAQGEYNRRVRIFSKDELGSLGKTFNNMAEQLQSKINEVVEKQNRLEAILTSMDSGVIAVDRMHNIIMINPYAKNIFSIKEDIIGKPLLDHIRDFELDLLFEEKSEGVHEIKIIWPSERILRIRTTDIINGSEFIGTVAVLQDITDIRRLENMRSEFVANVSHELKTPLTSIKGFAETLKYVEDEATRQKFLGIIDDESERLTRLINDILTLSNIEQNNDIVKEEFHPKEIVEDVTLLMKKLADDKKIQLNTSNVSSVYLYGSKDGFKQMVINLLENAIKYSEEGDTVNCRSYSKNGEYYFEVEDTGCGIPENELTRIFERFYRVDKARSRAKGGTGLGLAIVKHIVKSYNGTIDVQSEVGKGSKFLVKIKHL
- a CDS encoding phosphate ABC transporter substrate-binding protein, coding for MKRKGIKITILGLSLVLGLSAFAGCAKKDDASNKANNLSGSITLAGSTALQPLVEATKDGFNEEYPDITINAQGGGSGTGLTQVSQGAVDVGNSDVFAEDSLKPEDAKALVDHKVVAQGFAVVVNKNLNVTNLTKKQIQDIFAGTIKNWKEVGGPDKEIIVVHRPSSSGTRKTFVKVVLDGNKDLENDKIGVTQDSNGAVVQAMEKSDGSISYVSLAYLQSDEAKNKLSGVSIDNVAPTKENITTGKYIFWSWGHMYTKGEPNEAVKAFLDYIGSDKNKEVINKQGYINGSDMKVK
- the pstC gene encoding phosphate ABC transporter permease subunit PstC; its protein translation is MEGSRSFIKKLRTEYTGKIYAYLCGIIIIILTLSIMFFIASKGLQTFITDKQSIKDVLLGLTWKPDASTPKYGALVFILGSTFVSVGAVIISAPIAIALAIFMNLISSKFGKKVLQPALELFVGIPSVVYGWIGISILVPLIKNSFGGLGFSLLSGILVLSIMILPTIASLASDAISTVPRDYLEASYGLGATRWQTISKVIIPAAKSGILTGVVLGIARAFGEALAVQMVIGNSARIPAGLTDSTATLTSIITMDMANTATGTPWNNALWTLALILLVISFLFILIIRKIGSRGE
- the pstA gene encoding phosphate ABC transporter permease PstA; amino-acid sequence: MKAKTQDKIATVILYVISSLVVLLLVAFMGYIIYRGASSLNIKFLTSAPKTTSSGGGIGPELFNSLYMLVISLIITVPFGIGAGIYLAEYAKEGRFVRFVRLSIETMASLPSIVIGLFGLLVFVTYFQWGYSILAGAISVSILNLPSLARVSETAIKASSKKVKEASLGLGATNWQTIKKVILPSAMPQILTGIILASGRIFGEAAAFLYTAGLSSGRLKFTDISLVNNTSPFSLFKPAETLAVHIWKLNSEGLVPDAAKIANGTSAVLIIAVLLFNILARVIGNALYKSYSGK